The following coding sequences lie in one Phyllopteryx taeniolatus isolate TA_2022b chromosome 4, UOR_Ptae_1.2, whole genome shotgun sequence genomic window:
- the anapc11 gene encoding anaphase-promoting complex subunit 11, translated as MKVKIKKWNGVASWLWVANDENCGICRLAFNGCCPDCKVPGDDCPLVWGQCSHCFHMHCILKWLNSQQVQQQCPMCRQEWKFKE; from the exons ATGAAAGTCAAGATCAAGAAGTGGAACGGAGTGGCGTCGTGGTTGTGGGTTGCCAATGACGAGAACTGCGGGATCTGCAGGCTGGCCTTCAATGGATGCTGCCCAGACT GTAAGGTGCCTGGGGATGACTGCCCGCTGGTCTGGGGTCAGTGCTCCCACTGTTTCCACATGCACTGCATCTTGAAGTGGCTCAACTCCCAGCAGGTCCAGCAGCAGTGCCCCATGTGTCGACAGGAGTGGAAGTTTAAAGAATGA
- the ppp1r27b gene encoding protein phosphatase 1 regulatory subunit 27b: MKYYQFPASETESLRAYAQDKYKSSVCPKSIRSVHFPNDIVFQDFVRQGELERIGRFIRARRVSLDTIYPTGMAAIHEAVLSGNLECVELLVHYGADIHQRDDEGWTPLHMACSDGFPHIARYLLSLGADPNRENDCGEKPCDLIDPENKELLDLFGLVDND; encoded by the exons ATGAAGTACTATCAGTTCCCCGCATCTGAGACTGAGTCACTTAGAGCTTATGCCCAGGACAAGTACAAGAGCTCGGTGTGTCCAAAGTCCATCCGCAGCGTGCATTTCCCCAATGACATCGTTTTCCAGGACTTTGTGCGgcagggtgagctggagcggaTTGGACGCTTCATCCGAGCCAGAAGGGTCAGCCTGGACACCATCTACCCCACTG GCATGGCCGCCATCCACGAAGCTGTGCTGTCAGGGAACCTGGAGTGTGTGGAGCTGTTGGTCCACTACGGAGCGGACATCCACCAGAGGGACGACGAAGGGTGGACCCCGCTGCACATGGCCTGCAGCGACGGCTTCCCTCACATCGCACG cTATCTTCTCTCACTGGGCGCTGATCCAAATCGGGAAAACGACTGCGGGGAGAAGCCTTGTGACCTCATCGACCCAGAGAACAAGGAACTGCTGGACCTTTTCGGCCTGGTTGACAATGACTGA